Proteins encoded in a region of the Nocardia asteroides genome:
- a CDS encoding CHAP domain-containing protein, whose protein sequence is MTRQLGSARWIGLALVVLGVAAAVAGGLWWQDRADRAAAVGERLTEFPDVDRSALDAAQAGIVAVAEREFADPGAGTKYAEGVEEAWCADFVSWVLREAGVPLANPNSGSWRIPGVYTLQEYYESVGRFVPIGSDYRPRTGDVLLYGESSPFGQHVNIVLQAEGGRVTTIGGNEYDEIRLSRFALEDVPGVVGFGRL, encoded by the coding sequence ATGACACGACAGCTCGGCTCGGCGCGGTGGATCGGGCTCGCGTTGGTGGTGCTCGGTGTGGCCGCCGCCGTCGCGGGCGGCCTCTGGTGGCAGGACCGGGCGGACCGCGCGGCCGCCGTGGGGGAGCGCCTCACCGAGTTCCCCGATGTGGACCGTTCGGCTCTGGATGCGGCTCAGGCCGGGATCGTCGCGGTCGCCGAGCGCGAGTTCGCCGATCCGGGCGCGGGCACGAAATACGCGGAGGGAGTCGAGGAGGCGTGGTGTGCCGATTTCGTCAGCTGGGTGCTGCGCGAGGCGGGTGTGCCGCTGGCCAACCCGAATTCGGGCTCTTGGCGGATTCCTGGTGTGTACACGTTGCAGGAGTACTACGAGAGCGTCGGCCGGTTCGTCCCGATCGGGTCGGATTACCGACCGCGTACCGGTGACGTGCTGCTGTACGGGGAATCCAGCCCGTTCGGCCAGCACGTGAACATCGTCCTGCAGGCCGAGGGCGGCCGGGTGACCACGATCGGCGGCAACGAGTACGACGAGATCCGGCTTTCCCGCTTCGCGCTGGAGGACGTGCCCGGTGTGGTCGGTTTCGGACGATTGTGA
- a CDS encoding mannosyltransferase, with translation MSPEHPSPGAPNRRTALEPKASDLNRHLRWAVSALGLSVLARLLWMLLSPNGMNLVDLHVYVGGSAALLTDHLYDFTYAEKTPDFPLPFTYPPFAALVFFPLHYLPFTVVAVAWLLAIAAALYAVVHISFELLFGAERLRTPQWRAATVGWTALGLWLEPVRTTMDYGQVNVFLVLGGMLAVRSSRWWVSGGLVGIVAGIKLTPAITGLYFVARGRWGTVAWSAVVFGATVGLSFLIAPVEARRYFGTLLGDADRIGPVGSVWNQSLRGALSRILGYDVESGPWWIAAVVVVAALAFLAWRALGADDRLGTLIVVQLFGLMISPISWSHHWVWLLPTVLWLVYGPLRRAPGARIMAGYWLVTMLVGAPWVLSFFQDSIWTISRPGVLAWLGAVDVLGVVAFYLWVIRFGPRHARSGQDEGARLTAEGPARAA, from the coding sequence TTGTCGCCAGAACACCCAAGTCCGGGCGCGCCGAACCGACGCACCGCACTCGAGCCGAAAGCCAGCGATTTGAATCGTCACCTCCGATGGGCTGTGTCGGCGCTGGGCCTGTCCGTGCTGGCCAGGTTGCTGTGGATGTTGCTGTCTCCGAACGGGATGAACCTCGTCGACCTGCACGTCTACGTCGGTGGTTCGGCCGCTCTGTTGACCGATCACCTCTACGACTTCACTTACGCGGAGAAGACGCCGGACTTCCCGTTGCCGTTCACCTATCCGCCGTTCGCGGCGCTGGTGTTCTTCCCGCTGCACTATCTTCCGTTCACCGTGGTCGCGGTGGCCTGGCTGCTGGCCATCGCCGCGGCGCTGTACGCGGTTGTGCACATCAGCTTCGAGCTGCTGTTCGGGGCCGAGCGGCTGCGTACGCCGCAGTGGCGGGCCGCTACCGTCGGCTGGACCGCCTTGGGGTTATGGCTCGAGCCGGTGCGGACCACCATGGACTACGGCCAGGTCAACGTGTTCCTGGTGCTCGGCGGGATGCTCGCGGTGCGCAGTTCGCGATGGTGGGTCTCGGGCGGACTGGTCGGGATCGTCGCGGGGATCAAACTGACACCCGCGATCACCGGCCTCTATTTCGTGGCGCGCGGGCGGTGGGGGACCGTCGCCTGGTCGGCGGTGGTCTTCGGGGCGACGGTGGGCCTGAGCTTCTTGATCGCGCCGGTCGAGGCGCGTCGGTACTTCGGCACGCTGCTCGGGGACGCGGACCGGATCGGCCCGGTGGGCTCGGTGTGGAACCAGTCGCTGCGCGGCGCGCTGAGCCGAATCCTCGGGTACGACGTGGAGTCCGGCCCGTGGTGGATCGCGGCCGTCGTGGTGGTCGCGGCGCTGGCGTTCCTGGCGTGGCGCGCGCTCGGCGCGGACGACCGGCTCGGCACGCTGATCGTGGTGCAACTGTTCGGCCTGATGATCTCGCCGATCTCGTGGTCGCACCACTGGGTGTGGCTGCTGCCGACGGTGCTCTGGCTGGTCTACGGGCCGCTGCGCCGGGCCCCCGGCGCGCGGATCATGGCCGGGTATTGGCTGGTGACCATGCTCGTCGGCGCGCCGTGGGTGCTGTCGTTCTTCCAGGATTCGATCTGGACGATCTCCCGTCCGGGCGTGCTGGCCTGGCTCGGGGCCGTCGACGTCCTCGGCGTGGTGGCGTTCTACCTCTGGGTGATCCGCTTCGGACCCCGGCACGCGCGGTCGGGCCAGGACGAGGGCGCGCGCCTGACCGCGGAGGGCCCGGCGCGCGCCGCATAG
- a CDS encoding ABC transporter permease: MTALTAAPVTQRRGERIRLVVQPVLVLALTAGVLVWAFARDLTVTQQASLNAGNVATVTWQHVLITATVVLIVVAIGVPLGTLLTRPGFRRSAPVFVGVANIGAAAPAIGLIVLFYLATRTTGFWIGVAPIAFYSLLPVLRNTILGYQQVDRTLVDAGRGQGMSAGTVLRRIEFPLAVPYILAGLRTSLVLAVGTATLSFLVSAGGLGILIDTGYKLRDNVTLVVGAVLAVALALLVDWLGALAEEFLGPRGLE; encoded by the coding sequence ATGACCGCCCTTACCGCGGCGCCCGTCACCCAGCGCAGAGGCGAGCGCATCCGGTTGGTCGTGCAGCCCGTGCTCGTCCTCGCGCTCACCGCGGGCGTGCTGGTGTGGGCCTTCGCCCGCGACCTGACTGTCACGCAGCAAGCCAGTCTGAACGCGGGCAACGTCGCGACGGTCACCTGGCAGCACGTACTGATCACCGCGACCGTGGTGCTGATCGTGGTCGCGATCGGCGTCCCGCTGGGAACCCTGCTCACCAGACCGGGGTTCCGCCGCTCGGCCCCGGTTTTCGTGGGCGTCGCGAACATCGGCGCGGCCGCACCGGCTATCGGCCTGATCGTGCTGTTCTATCTGGCCACCCGCACCACGGGCTTCTGGATCGGGGTGGCGCCGATCGCGTTCTACTCGCTGCTTCCGGTGCTGCGCAACACCATCCTCGGCTACCAGCAGGTGGACCGGACGCTCGTCGACGCCGGTCGCGGACAGGGGATGTCGGCCGGGACGGTGCTGCGCCGCATCGAATTCCCGCTGGCGGTCCCCTACATCCTGGCCGGGCTGCGCACTTCGCTGGTACTCGCGGTCGGCACCGCGACGCTGTCGTTCCTGGTGAGCGCGGGCGGACTCGGCATCCTGATCGACACCGGTTACAAGCTGCGCGACAACGTCACCCTGGTGGTCGGCGCGGTGCTCGCGGTGGCACTGGCCTTGCTGGTGGACTGGCTCGGCGCGCTCGCAGAGGAATTCCTCGGGCCGAGGGGGCTCGAATGA
- a CDS encoding TIGR03086 family protein, which produces MNATSTAAITLRPVWRDVLAESYRALENVVAGVRADQWHLPTPCSEWDVTQVVQHAAGDQLAFAELLGIGDGPAYNPFEPSGVIDGAPSELVRAAIEQTSTAWATVRDADESVATPLPHGPLATPVAAVMCALDAAVHAWDIAIATGQPSPLTDELAAHLLTAARAIHPAPGSGEAAEIVEPLRQWGAYAAIVDGPADSAAVASLLRYLGRDPR; this is translated from the coding sequence ATGAACGCCACCAGCACCGCCGCCATCACTTTGCGCCCCGTTTGGCGGGACGTGCTCGCCGAGTCCTATCGAGCACTGGAGAACGTGGTCGCGGGGGTGCGGGCGGATCAGTGGCACCTGCCCACCCCCTGCTCGGAATGGGATGTGACGCAGGTGGTCCAGCACGCCGCGGGAGACCAACTGGCCTTCGCGGAACTGCTCGGTATCGGCGACGGTCCGGCCTACAACCCGTTCGAACCCTCCGGTGTCATCGACGGCGCCCCGTCGGAGCTGGTGCGCGCGGCGATCGAGCAGACTTCGACCGCCTGGGCAACGGTCCGCGACGCCGACGAAAGCGTGGCGACCCCACTGCCGCACGGCCCGCTCGCCACCCCCGTCGCCGCCGTGATGTGCGCGCTGGACGCCGCGGTGCACGCGTGGGACATCGCGATCGCGACCGGTCAGCCGTCGCCGCTGACCGACGAGCTCGCCGCGCACTTGCTCACCGCGGCGCGGGCCATCCACCCGGCGCCCGGCAGTGGCGAGGCGGCCGAAATCGTCGAGCCGTTGCGTCAGTGGGGCGCGTACGCCGCCATCGTGGACGGCCCCGCCGACAGCGCCGCCGTCGCGAGTCTGCTGCGTTACCTGGGTCGCGACCCGCGCTGA
- a CDS encoding DUF1906 domain-containing protein → MRSISVSRRDLFVYAAAAAFVGAAAAAAPASARPSLGTLIDYAGGVPSATAIRDAGHIGVIRYVSDRRPGAEWMAGKPLRSAEVDDLKAAGLHIVSCYQFGKGPTADWRGGLEAGKRHAERGLALHRAAGGPDNVPIYASIDDNPSPVDFATMIAPYLLGWQAVLGKENTGVYANTPTIELARTAGLCSWYWQHNWGTPKGFVHPAAHLHQFEIDKRSIDGVGIDVNNVLTPEYGQW, encoded by the coding sequence ATGCGTTCCATCTCGGTATCCCGGCGTGATCTGTTCGTCTACGCGGCCGCCGCGGCCTTCGTCGGCGCGGCCGCCGCGGCGGCTCCCGCGTCCGCGCGGCCCTCGCTCGGCACCCTGATCGATTACGCCGGCGGCGTTCCGTCGGCCACGGCGATCCGCGACGCGGGGCATATCGGCGTGATCCGCTACGTGTCCGATCGCAGGCCCGGCGCCGAGTGGATGGCCGGAAAACCGCTGCGCTCGGCCGAAGTCGATGACCTCAAAGCGGCGGGTCTGCACATCGTTTCGTGCTACCAGTTCGGCAAAGGGCCGACCGCGGATTGGCGCGGCGGGCTGGAGGCGGGCAAGCGGCACGCCGAGCGCGGGCTCGCATTGCACCGCGCCGCCGGCGGCCCCGACAACGTGCCCATCTACGCGTCCATCGACGACAATCCTTCTCCCGTCGATTTCGCCACCATGATCGCGCCGTACCTGCTGGGCTGGCAGGCCGTGCTCGGCAAGGAGAACACCGGCGTCTACGCCAACACCCCGACCATCGAGCTGGCTCGCACCGCGGGATTGTGCTCCTGGTATTGGCAGCACAATTGGGGCACGCCGAAGGGGTTCGTGCACCCCGCCGCGCACCTGCACCAGTTCGAGATCGACAAGCGATCCATCGACGGGGTGGGGATCGATGTGAACAATGTGCTCACACCCGAGTACGGACAGTGGTGA
- the typA gene encoding translational GTPase TypA → MSSARDFRNVAIVAHVDHGKTTLVDAMLRQSGAFAERAEPVDRVMDSGDLEREKGITILAKNTAVHRHHPDGSVTVINVIDTPGHADFGGEVERGLSMVDGVVLLVDASEGPLPQTRFVLRKALAASLPVILVVNKTDRPDARIEEVVEESHDLLLDLASDLDDAAAEAAELALDLPVLYASGREGKASKQRPENGNAPDAENLDALFDVLLEHIPAPKGDPSAPLQAHVTNLDASAFLGRLALVRIHNGELRKGQNVAWMHADGVKHVKITELLQTIGVERQPGEVAVAGDIVAIAGIPEIMIGDTLADIDNPVALPRITVDEPAISVTIGTNTSPLVGRVQGHKLTARMVKARLDQELVGNVSLRVLDIGRPDAWEVQGRGELALAILVETMRREGFELTVGKPQVVTKQVDGKVHEPYEELTIDCPDEYLGAITQLLAARKGKMVQMSNHAAGWVRMEFIVPSRGLIGFRTDFLTETRGTGIANAVSHGYAPWAGEIRARHTGSLVSDRSGTVTPFAMIQLADRGQFFVEPGADTYEGHVVGVNPRAEDLDINVTREKKLTNMRSSTADVIETLAKPLQLDLEGAMEFCAVDECVEVTPEVVRVRKVILGQNERARELSRRKARDRAAL, encoded by the coding sequence GTGTCGTCTGCACGCGATTTTCGCAACGTCGCCATCGTGGCCCACGTCGACCACGGCAAGACGACGCTGGTCGACGCCATGCTGCGCCAGTCGGGCGCTTTCGCCGAACGGGCCGAGCCCGTCGATCGCGTCATGGACTCCGGCGACCTGGAGCGCGAGAAGGGCATCACCATTCTCGCCAAGAACACAGCGGTGCACCGGCACCACCCCGACGGTTCGGTCACCGTGATCAACGTCATCGATACCCCCGGCCACGCCGACTTCGGTGGCGAGGTCGAGCGCGGCCTGTCCATGGTGGACGGCGTCGTGCTGTTGGTCGACGCGTCCGAGGGACCGCTTCCGCAGACCCGGTTCGTGCTGCGCAAGGCACTGGCCGCTTCGCTGCCGGTGATCCTGGTCGTGAACAAGACCGACCGTCCCGACGCGCGCATCGAAGAGGTCGTCGAGGAAAGTCACGACCTGTTGCTGGATCTGGCTTCCGATCTGGACGACGCCGCCGCCGAGGCCGCCGAACTCGCGCTCGACCTGCCGGTGCTCTACGCCTCCGGGCGAGAGGGCAAGGCGTCCAAACAGCGCCCGGAGAACGGCAACGCGCCGGACGCGGAGAACTTGGACGCGTTGTTCGACGTGTTGCTGGAGCACATCCCCGCGCCGAAGGGCGACCCGTCCGCGCCGCTGCAGGCGCACGTCACCAACCTGGACGCCTCGGCGTTCCTCGGTCGTCTCGCGCTGGTCCGCATCCACAACGGCGAGCTGCGCAAGGGGCAGAACGTCGCGTGGATGCACGCCGACGGCGTCAAGCATGTGAAGATCACCGAACTGCTGCAGACGATCGGCGTGGAGCGCCAGCCCGGCGAGGTCGCGGTGGCGGGCGATATCGTCGCCATCGCGGGCATTCCGGAGATCATGATCGGCGACACCCTCGCCGACATCGACAATCCGGTCGCGCTGCCGCGCATCACCGTCGACGAGCCCGCCATCTCGGTCACCATCGGCACCAACACCTCGCCGCTGGTCGGCCGGGTGCAGGGGCACAAGCTCACCGCCCGCATGGTGAAGGCGCGCCTGGACCAGGAACTGGTCGGCAACGTGTCGCTGCGGGTGCTCGACATCGGCCGCCCGGACGCGTGGGAGGTGCAGGGGCGCGGTGAGCTGGCGCTGGCCATCCTGGTGGAGACCATGCGCCGCGAGGGCTTCGAGCTGACCGTCGGCAAGCCGCAGGTGGTCACTAAGCAGGTCGACGGCAAGGTGCACGAGCCGTACGAAGAGCTGACCATCGACTGCCCGGACGAGTACCTCGGCGCGATCACCCAGCTGCTGGCCGCGCGCAAGGGCAAGATGGTGCAGATGAGCAACCATGCCGCGGGCTGGGTGCGGATGGAGTTCATCGTCCCCTCCCGTGGCCTGATCGGCTTCCGCACCGACTTCCTCACCGAGACCCGCGGCACCGGCATCGCCAATGCCGTGTCGCACGGCTACGCGCCGTGGGCGGGCGAGATCCGGGCCCGGCACACCGGCTCGCTGGTCTCCGACCGGTCTGGCACGGTGACGCCGTTCGCCATGATCCAGCTGGCCGACCGCGGCCAGTTCTTCGTGGAGCCCGGCGCGGACACGTACGAGGGACATGTCGTCGGTGTCAACCCGCGCGCGGAAGATCTCGACATCAACGTCACGCGCGAGAAGAAGCTGACCAACATGCGCAGCTCGACCGCCGACGTAATCGAGACCCTGGCCAAGCCACTGCAATTGGATCTGGAAGGCGCGATGGAGTTCTGCGCCGTCGACGAGTGCGTGGAGGTCACCCCGGAAGTGGTCCGGGTGCGCAAGGTGATCCTCGGGCAGAACGAGCGTGCGCGGGAACTGTCCCGCCGCAAGGCGCGCGACCGCGCGGCACTGTAA
- a CDS encoding glycine betaine ABC transporter substrate-binding protein, giving the protein MTRVWRVFTLGLGLALVAACGLESGGAVPLRVGPGSIGPIPELDGVRITVGSKDFTEQNILGYLIEFALTAAGADVRDLTNIQGSNSVRDAQLHGQIDLAYEYTGTGWINYLGNETPVPDEIGQFEAVREADLAEHGMVWTAMAPMNNTYALVMSARTAQETGVRTLSDYAGLAAADPAAASICVGTEFNVRQDGFPGLVRKYEIDAGKVSKRIVQDAVVYQATADGKQCRFGSVAATDGRIPALNLVLLQDDRGFFPKYNAALVMRKSFADEHPQVAAVMTPISQRLTNEAITELNRQVDVDGREPAEVARDWMIAQGFVTAR; this is encoded by the coding sequence ATGACCCGGGTGTGGCGGGTATTCACGCTCGGGCTCGGGTTGGCGCTTGTGGCCGCCTGCGGACTCGAGTCCGGCGGCGCGGTGCCACTGCGGGTGGGGCCGGGCAGCATCGGCCCGATCCCCGAACTGGACGGCGTGCGCATCACCGTGGGCTCGAAGGATTTCACCGAGCAGAACATCCTGGGGTATCTCATCGAATTCGCCCTCACCGCGGCGGGCGCCGACGTACGCGACCTGACCAACATCCAAGGCTCCAACAGCGTGCGCGACGCCCAACTGCACGGGCAGATCGACCTCGCCTACGAGTACACCGGCACCGGTTGGATCAACTACCTCGGCAACGAGACGCCGGTGCCCGACGAGATCGGCCAGTTCGAGGCGGTGCGCGAGGCCGACCTCGCCGAGCACGGCATGGTGTGGACGGCGATGGCGCCGATGAACAACACCTACGCACTGGTCATGAGCGCGCGCACCGCTCAGGAGACCGGCGTGCGCACGCTGTCGGACTACGCGGGACTGGCCGCCGCCGATCCGGCCGCCGCGTCCATCTGCGTCGGCACCGAGTTCAACGTCCGCCAGGACGGGTTTCCGGGCCTGGTCCGCAAATACGAGATCGACGCGGGCAAAGTGAGCAAGCGGATCGTGCAGGACGCGGTGGTCTACCAGGCGACCGCCGACGGCAAGCAGTGCCGCTTCGGCTCCGTCGCAGCCACCGACGGACGCATCCCGGCGCTGAATCTGGTGCTGTTGCAGGATGATCGCGGCTTCTTCCCGAAGTACAACGCGGCGCTGGTGATGCGCAAAAGCTTCGCCGACGAGCATCCGCAGGTGGCCGCGGTCATGACGCCGATCTCGCAGCGCCTCACCAACGAGGCCATCACCGAGCTCAACCGCCAAGTCGACGTGGACGGACGCGAACCCGCCGAGGTGGCGCGGGACTGGATGATCGCCCAGGGGTTCGTCACCGCGCGCTGA
- a CDS encoding WYL domain-containing protein, whose translation MTSTSTRLLRLLTLLQDRAHTGRELAERLGVTDRTLRHDIQRLRELGYPVHAERGAIGGYRLGRGTTMPPLLLDDDEAVAVAVAVGLAEDGSTGIADIAEHVTKALGKLDQILPKRLQRKVSALLNATAIGPATTGSREPDAPVPAAVLTTLAGAIRDGATVRITEAATESSVEIEPYRLINWQRRWYLVAYSLADHSWRAIAVAGILRADASSRRFAARSLPDDDLVAFVMRHIATTGWKVRARVTVLAPAETVIARINPAVGVVEAVDADTCVLYTGADALETIAIYLSMLMMDFRVDGPPELVAHIRTLGRRYTDAVAAPDSPER comes from the coding sequence GTGACGTCGACCTCTACGCGCCTGCTGCGGTTGCTCACGCTGCTCCAGGACCGCGCGCACACCGGCCGCGAGCTGGCCGAGCGTCTCGGCGTCACCGATCGCACACTGCGCCATGACATTCAGCGCCTGCGCGAGCTCGGCTACCCGGTGCACGCCGAACGCGGCGCGATCGGCGGCTACCGGCTCGGCCGGGGCACGACCATGCCGCCGCTGCTGCTCGACGACGACGAAGCGGTGGCCGTCGCGGTCGCGGTAGGGCTCGCCGAGGACGGCTCCACCGGCATCGCGGACATCGCCGAGCACGTCACGAAAGCACTGGGCAAGCTGGACCAGATCCTTCCCAAACGCCTGCAGCGCAAGGTATCCGCGCTGCTGAACGCGACGGCGATCGGTCCGGCCACGACCGGATCGCGAGAGCCGGACGCGCCCGTTCCCGCCGCCGTGCTCACCACGCTGGCCGGCGCCATCCGCGACGGCGCTACGGTCCGGATCACCGAAGCCGCGACCGAATCCTCCGTCGAGATCGAACCGTATCGGCTGATCAACTGGCAGCGCCGCTGGTATCTGGTCGCCTACAGCCTGGCAGACCACTCCTGGCGCGCGATCGCGGTGGCCGGGATCCTGCGCGCCGATGCGAGTTCTCGCCGTTTCGCCGCGCGCTCGCTGCCCGACGACGATCTGGTCGCCTTCGTCATGCGCCATATCGCCACCACCGGCTGGAAGGTGCGGGCCCGGGTCACCGTGCTCGCGCCCGCCGAGACCGTCATCGCCCGGATCAATCCCGCCGTGGGCGTGGTCGAGGCCGTGGACGCGGACACCTGCGTGCTCTACACCGGCGCGGACGCGCTGGAGACGATCGCCATCTACCTGTCCATGCTGATGATGGACTTCCGCGTCGACGGACCGCCGGAACTCGTCGCCCACATTCGCACCCTCGGTCGCCGGTATACCGATGCCGTCGCCGCCCCTGACTCGCCGGAGCGATGA
- a CDS encoding ATP-binding cassette domain-containing protein, translated as MTETENRGQLAGSVVSGVEIVLDSVTKHYPGQRDPAVDSVSLTIPAGEIVVLVGRSGCGKTTTMRMINRLIEPTAGTITIDGRDAATIHPDRLRRGIGYSIQQAGLFPHLTVAKNVATVPGLIGWDRRRISARVEEMLELVGLDPDTFRDRYPRQLSGGQQQRVGVARALAADPPVLLMDEPFGAVDPITRGLLQEELLRLQGELGKTIVFVTHDFTEAVKLGDRIAVLGDRSRILQYDTPAAILADPADEAVAGFVGADASLKQLTLTRVQDVELGDCPTATEQDPAEALRAALADRDRPWALVLDGQRRPRRWVSAAQLAHADSLGDLGSPVTQTLSLKSTLQDALEALLTQRSATAVVTGTRGEYAGLISIDTLVGHLAALRTEHGADAAATDGAP; from the coding sequence GTGACCGAGACCGAAAACCGTGGCCAGCTCGCCGGATCCGTCGTCTCCGGTGTGGAGATCGTGCTCGACTCGGTGACCAAACACTATCCGGGCCAGCGTGATCCGGCCGTGGACAGCGTCTCGCTGACCATCCCGGCCGGTGAGATCGTGGTCCTGGTCGGTCGGTCCGGCTGCGGCAAGACCACCACCATGCGGATGATCAACCGGCTGATCGAGCCGACCGCGGGCACCATCACGATCGACGGCCGCGACGCGGCCACGATCCATCCCGATCGGCTACGGCGCGGCATCGGCTATTCGATCCAGCAGGCGGGCCTGTTCCCGCATCTGACGGTGGCGAAGAACGTCGCGACGGTGCCGGGCCTGATCGGCTGGGACCGGCGGCGTATCTCGGCGCGGGTCGAGGAGATGCTGGAGCTGGTGGGTCTGGACCCGGACACCTTCCGCGACCGCTATCCGCGCCAGCTCTCCGGCGGCCAGCAGCAGCGCGTCGGAGTGGCCAGAGCGCTGGCGGCCGACCCGCCCGTGCTGCTGATGGACGAACCGTTCGGCGCGGTGGATCCGATCACCCGGGGACTGCTGCAGGAGGAGTTGCTGCGCCTGCAAGGCGAACTCGGCAAGACGATCGTCTTCGTCACCCACGATTTCACCGAGGCGGTCAAACTCGGTGATCGCATCGCCGTGCTCGGTGACCGATCCCGGATCCTGCAGTACGACACGCCCGCCGCGATACTGGCCGACCCTGCCGACGAGGCGGTCGCCGGTTTCGTCGGCGCGGACGCCTCGCTCAAACAGCTCACGCTGACCCGGGTCCAGGACGTCGAACTAGGCGACTGCCCCACCGCCACCGAGCAGGACCCGGCCGAGGCGCTGCGCGCCGCGCTGGCGGACCGGGACCGGCCGTGGGCACTGGTGCTGGACGGTCAGCGCCGTCCACGCCGCTGGGTCTCGGCCGCGCAGCTCGCGCACGCCGACTCGCTGGGCGACCTCGGATCGCCCGTGACGCAGACGTTGTCGCTGAAATCCACCCTGCAAGACGCGCTCGAGGCGCTGCTGACCCAGCGGAGCGCGACCGCGGTGGTGACCGGCACGCGCGGCGAATACGCCGGGCTGATCAGCATCGACACCCTGGTCGGCCACCTGGCGGCGCTGCGGACCGAGCACGGAGCCGACGCCGCCGCGACGGACGGCGCACCATGA
- a CDS encoding ABC transporter permease, with product MDTLWTFLVHRRHQLLVDSYLHVSAVVQSVLLATVVSVLVAVLVYRSPFGSAIASALAGAVLTVPSFALLGLLIPVLGLGVAPTITALVVYALLPIMRNTIIGLASVDPAVTDAARGVGMNRLRVLARIELPLAWPAILAGMRVSTQLIMGILALAAYAKGPGLGNLIFSGLARLGSPNALPQALVGTILVVVLALVLDGIYVLIGRLTTSRGLA from the coding sequence CTGGACACGCTGTGGACATTCCTCGTGCACCGGCGACATCAGTTGCTGGTCGACTCCTATCTGCACGTCTCGGCCGTGGTGCAATCGGTGCTGCTGGCCACGGTCGTCTCGGTGCTGGTCGCAGTGCTGGTCTACCGCAGCCCGTTCGGCTCCGCGATCGCCTCCGCGCTGGCGGGCGCGGTGCTCACCGTTCCGTCGTTCGCGCTGCTCGGTCTCCTGATCCCGGTCCTCGGCCTGGGTGTCGCGCCGACGATCACCGCGCTCGTGGTGTACGCGCTACTACCGATCATGCGCAACACCATCATCGGACTCGCTTCGGTGGATCCGGCCGTGACCGACGCGGCTCGGGGAGTCGGGATGAACCGGCTGCGGGTCCTCGCCCGGATCGAATTGCCGCTGGCCTGGCCCGCGATCCTGGCCGGAATGCGGGTGAGCACCCAGCTGATCATGGGAATTCTCGCCCTCGCCGCGTACGCCAAAGGTCCCGGGCTCGGCAATCTGATCTTCTCCGGGCTCGCCCGCCTCGGCAGTCCGAACGCGTTGCCGCAGGCGCTGGTCGGCACGATCCTCGTCGTCGTGCTCGCCCTCGTACTCGACGGGATCTACGTCCTGATCGGACGACTCACCACTTCGAGGGGACTGGCGTGA
- a CDS encoding 4a-hydroxytetrahydrobiopterin dehydratase, whose translation MAQQTLLSDTEIAEALTELPEWTRSGDNLVRTVKAPTFPAGIELVRRVAEAAEEADHHPDIDIRWRNVTFSLSTHSAGGLTALDVALAHEIDHLVDRGI comes from the coding sequence ATGGCCCAACAGACACTGCTCTCCGATACCGAGATCGCCGAGGCTCTCACCGAACTCCCCGAGTGGACCAGATCAGGGGACAACCTGGTCCGCACCGTCAAGGCGCCCACCTTCCCGGCGGGCATCGAACTCGTGCGCCGAGTGGCCGAGGCCGCGGAAGAAGCCGACCACCACCCGGACATCGACATCCGCTGGCGCAACGTCACCTTCAGCCTGTCCACCCACTCCGCGGGCGGGCTCACCGCGCTGGACGTGGCCCTGGCTCACGAAATAGATCACCTCGTCGACCGCGGTATCTGA